In Gloeocapsa sp. PCC 73106, the following proteins share a genomic window:
- a CDS encoding roadblock/LC7 domain-containing protein, whose protein sequence is MAINTEKLTSILHNFVSSTNDVQGAALVTPDGLSLASSLPGGMDEERVSAMSAAMLSLGERIGSELSRGGIDRIYVEGNEGYGVLTSCGDDAVFLVLASKAVKQGILMLEIKRALSDLKLALR, encoded by the coding sequence ATGGCGATTAACACTGAAAAATTAACGAGTATTTTGCATAACTTTGTATCTAGCACCAATGACGTTCAGGGTGCAGCATTAGTTACACCCGATGGTCTCAGTCTCGCTTCCAGTTTACCTGGAGGTATGGACGAAGAGCGGGTTTCTGCTATGTCTGCGGCGATGCTTTCTTTAGGAGAACGTATCGGTAGTGAACTCAGTCGAGGAGGCATAGACCGTATCTACGTAGAGGGTAACGAAGGCTACGGTGTGTTAACTAGTTGTGGTGATGACGCAGTGTTTCTAGTCTTAGCGAGTAAAGCTGTTAAGCAGGGTATTCTCATGCTAGAAATTAAACGTGCTCTTTCTGATCTCAAGCTAGCTTTACGTTAA
- a CDS encoding protoglobin domain-containing protein has translation MLNPQEFMKKMEDRMLFGAEDKAVLKANVDWGQEIAPEMADHFYSYLGRDPEMDAILNAAEGRIHRLRETFVDWFAEMFNGMDNWGDAYAERRWRIGLVHVRIGIGPQHVVPAMATVVRESEKKLTIDGKNGGLHESLSKICMIDLAFIEQAYIEVSSAAVLRETGWSEGLFRRLIATGAGSMQ, from the coding sequence ATGTTAAATCCACAAGAATTTATGAAAAAAATGGAAGACAGAATGCTGTTCGGTGCTGAAGATAAAGCTGTACTCAAAGCTAACGTTGACTGGGGTCAAGAAATCGCCCCAGAAATGGCTGATCATTTTTACAGTTATCTCGGTCGCGATCCAGAAATGGACGCAATTCTCAATGCAGCCGAAGGACGTATTCATCGCCTCCGGGAGACTTTTGTGGATTGGTTTGCAGAGATGTTTAACGGTATGGACAATTGGGGTGATGCCTACGCCGAAAGACGCTGGCGTATTGGTTTAGTTCACGTGCGCATTGGTATAGGTCCTCAGCACGTAGTACCAGCTATGGCTACAGTAGTACGAGAATCCGAGAAAAAGCTGACAATCGATGGCAAAAATGGCGGTTTACACGAATCATTGAGTAAAATCTGTATGATTGATTTAGCTTTTATTGAACAGGCTTATATCGAGGTCTCATCAGCCGCGGTTTTACGGGAAACAGGATGGTCAGAAGGACTATTTAGACGACTGATCGCCACCGGTGCGGGATCCATGCAATAA